One segment of Thunnus thynnus chromosome 19, fThuThy2.1, whole genome shotgun sequence DNA contains the following:
- the hspa5 gene encoding endoplasmic reticulum chaperone BiP, with protein sequence MKLLWVVMLVAGTVFADDDDKKENVGTVVGIDLGTTYSCVGVFKNGRVEIIANDQGNRITPSYVAFTSEGERLIGDAAKNQLTSNPENTVFDAKRLIGRTWGDSSVQQDIKYLPFKVTEKKSKPHIQVDIGGGQMKTFAPEEISAMVLTKMKETAEAYLGKKVTHAVVTVPAYFNDAQRQATKDAGTIAGLNVMRIINEPTAAAIAYGLDKRDGEKNILVFDLGGGTFDVSILTIDNGVFEVVATNGDTHLGGEDFDQRVMEHFIKLYKKKTGKDVRKDNRAVQKLRREVEKAKRALSAQHQARIEIESFFEGEDFSETLTRAKFEELNMDLFRSTMKPVQKVLEDADLKKSDIDEIVLVGGSTRIPKIQQLVKEFFNGKEPSRGINPDEAVAYGAAVQAGVLSGEEDTGDVVLLDVCPLTLGIETVGGVMTKLIPRNTVVPTKKSQIFSTASDNQPTVTIKVYEGERPLTKDNHLLGTFDLTGIPPAPRGVPQIEVTFEIDVNGILRVTAEDKGTGNKNKITITNDQNRLTPEDIERMVNDAERFADEDKKLKERIDARNELESYAYSLKNQIGDKEKLGGKLSDDDKEAIEKAVEEKIEWMESHQDAELEDFQAKKKELEEVVQPIISKLYGSAGGPPPEGGDSEQDEKDEL encoded by the exons ATGAAGCTGTTGTGGGTTGTAATGCTGGTGGCCGGCACCGTGTTTGCCGATGACGACGATAAGAAGGAGAATGTGGGGACTGTGGTAGGAATCGACCTGGGGACCACCTACTCCTG TGTTGGAGTGTTCAAGAATGGCCGTGTGGAGATCATTGCCAATGACCAGGGTAACCGCATCACTCCATCATATGTGGCCTTCACCAGCGAGGGTGAGCGTCTGATTGGTGATGCTGCCAAGAATCAGCTGACCTCTAACCCCGAGAACACAGTCTTTGATGCTAAGAGATTGATTGGCCGCACTTGGGGTGACTCCTCTGTGCAACAGGACATCAAGTACCTGCCCTTCAAG GTTACTGAGAAGAAGAGCAAGCCCCATATCCAGGTTGACATTGGTGGTGGCCAGATGAAGACATTTGCTCCTGAGGAGATCTCTGCCATGGTGCTGACTAAGATGAAGGAGACTGCTGAAGCTTACCTGGGcaagaag gTCACTCATGCTGTCGTCACTGTCCCTGCCTACTTCAATGATGCCCAGCGCCAGGCCACTAAGGATGCTGGAACCATTGCTGGTCTGAATGTTATGAGAATTATCAATGAGCC aACTGCCGCTGCCATTGCTTATGGCCTGGACAAGAGGGACGGCGAGAAGAACATCCTTGTGTTCGATCTGGGTGGTGGCACCTTCGACGTCTCCATCCTGACCATTGACAACGGTGTGTTTGAAGTGGTGGCCACCAACGGTGACACTCATCTGGGAGGTGAAGACTTTGACCAGCGCGTCATGGAGCACTTCATCAAGCTGTACAAGAAGAAGACTGGCAAAGATGTGCGCAAAGACAACCGTGCCGTGCAGAAGCTGCGTCGTGAGGTTGAGAAGGCAAAGAGGGCTCTGTCTGCACAGCACCAGGCCCGCATTGAGATCGAGTCCTTCTTTGAGGGAGAAGACTTCTCTGAGACTCTGACCCGTGCCAAGTTTGAAGAGCTCAACATG GACCTGTTCAGATCCACCATGAAGCCTGTACAGAAGGTGCTGGAAGATGCTGACCTGAAGAAGTCTGACATTGATGAGATTGTCCTGGTTGGAGGCTCCACCCGTATCCCTAAAATCCAGCAGCTGGTGAAGGAGTTCTTCAATGGCAAAGAGCCCTCTAGGGGAATCAACCCTGATGAGGCTGTGGCATATGGAGCTGCTGTGCAGGCTGGAGTACtttctggagaggaggacaCTG GTGATGTGGTTCTCCTGGATGTGTGCCCTCTGACCCTTGGTATTGAGACCGTTGGAGGAGTAATGACCAAGCTGATCCCCAGGAACACTGTTGTGCCCACCAAGAAATCCCAGATCTTTTCTACAGCCTCTGATAACCAGCCTACTGTCACCATCAAGGTCTATGAAG GTGAGCGTCCTCTGACAAAAGACAACCATCTTCTGGGCACCTTTGACCTGACTGGCATCCCACCTGCCCCTCGTGGTGTACCACAGATTGAGGTCACCTTCGAGATCGACGTCAACGGTATTCTGCGTGTCACCGCTGAAGACAAAGGTACAGGCAACAAGAACAAGATCACAATCACAAACGACCAGAACCGTCTGACACCTGAGGATATCGAGCGCATGGTGAACGACGCTGAGCGCTTCGCTGACGAGGACAAGAAGCTGAAGGAGAGGATTGACGCCCGCAACGAGCTGGAGAGTTACGCCTACTCTCTGAAGAACCAGATCGGCGACAAGGAGAAGCTCGGCGGCAAGCTGTCAGATGATGATAAGGAAGCCATTGAGAAGGCAGTGGAGGAGAAAATCGAGTGGATGGAGTCACACCAAGATGCTGAGCTGGAAGACTTCCAGGCCAAGaagaaggagctggaggaggtggTTCAACCCATTATCAGCAAGCTTTACGGCAGTGCGGGCGGACCCCCACCTGAGGGTGGCGACAGTGAGCAAGATGAGAAGGATGAGTTGTAG
- the rabepk gene encoding rab9 effector protein with kelch motifs, giving the protein MEFLPVLDPLDKPKEGVWYSLIPRGSAPGVSVGHTCTFIPSEDGGKGQILIVGGANPSGSFSHSQVINLDKHEWDIPEWEGLEARYEHCSFVPGSCPQSLWVFGGAQQTGNRNCIQNIQLTDSGSHWKNVQVNGEPPSPRTYHTNSACVGDKLYVYSGGEAGAAPVSDQKLHVFDTVSSTWSQPETQGRRPPVRHGHIIVAVCSKIYIHGGMTGDKFHNDMYSLDTRSMKWEKVQAKGDIPPGVAAHSAVVLGKNIYIFGGMTADGASNFMYRFNTEKSRWILMKFEGDVPPNRLDHSMCLLQWKVGGEGNGDEEQTNSPAASETINLAFVFGGMDTQGVIHNDCILTVVT; this is encoded by the exons ATGGAGTTTCTGCCTGTTCTTGATCCTCTAGATAAACCCAAAGAAGGAGTATG GTATTCTTTGATACCCAGAGGAAGTGCTCCAGGTGTCAGTGTGGGCCACACCTGCACTTTTATTCCATCTGAAGATGGAGGAAAAGGACAAATCCTTATTGTTGGGGGAGCCAATCCCAGTGGAAGTTTCTCACATTCCCAAGTTATAAATCTGG ATAAGCATGAGTGGGACATTCCAGAGTGGGAGGGTTTGGAGGCACGGTATGAACACTGCAGTTTTGTGCCAGGCAGCTGCCCGCAGAGCTTGTGGGTGTTTGGGGGAGCACAGCAAACTGGCAATCGCAACTGTATCCAGAATATACAGCTAACAG ACAGTGGGTCCCACTGGAAGAATGTACAGGTAAATGGGGAACCCCCCAGTCCCAGGACATATCACACCAACTCAGCTTGCGTAGGGGACAAACTTTATGTCTATTCTGGAGGGGAAGCAGGAGCTGCACCTGTGTCCGACCAAAAACTTCATGTCTTTGACACAG TGTCCTCCACCTGGTCTCAACCAGAAACACAAGGCAGACGCCCACCCGTCAGGCACGGCCATATTATCGTAGCAGTGTGTTCAAAGATCTACATTCACGGAGGGATGACAGGAGATAAATTCCACAATGATATGTACTCTCTTGATACAA GGAGCATGAAGTGGGAGAAAGTGCAAGCCAAAGGAGACATCCCGCCAGGAGTAGCAGCCCACTCGGCTGTGGTGCTGGGCAAGAACATTTACATCTTTGGAGGGATGACAGCAGATGGAGCCAGCAATTTTATGTACAGATTCAACACTG AAAAAAGTAGATGGATCCTAATGAAGTTTGAAGGAGATGTGCCACCCAACCGCCTAGACCACTCCATGTGTTTATTGCAGTGGAAGGTGGGTGGTGAGGGGAATGGAGACGAGGAGCAAACCAACAGCCCAGCAGCCTCAGAGACAATAAATCTGGCTTTTGTATTTGGAGGGATGGACACCCAGGGTGtcatacacaatgactgtattTTGACTGTGGTGACATAA